GGAATCTATAAATGGTGAAGATCGCCAGATTCAGAGAGGCCCCCCGCGCTCTCCGCCGTTCTTCAGCTTGCCTTCCTTCCCACGCCGAGCGCTGACTCAGGGCAGAGGCGCGGACGGCGTTTCCGCTCGCCGGAGGAGGTCCGGGAAGCCGGAATCCTGCCCCCCCCCCACGCCCCCGGTCGGatctcgggtcgggtcgcccCGCCGCCGGGCCCCACATGAGCTCCTTCTTCGATCGGGACGGCGGGCCGAGCGCCCCGCATTTCCTCGTCGCCGGCTGCTTCGCGCTCGGCTTCGTCGCCGCCAGGTCCTTCCTTGACCGGTTCGTCTTCCGTGTAAGGTTTCTTTGCTAGTCGGGTAGGCGTCCTTTTGCGCGTGTTCTTGTTCTCGATCGCCGTTTGCATATGTGGGGACCGGCGTGGGAAAATGTCGTGCTGGGTATTGCTAAAGATCGCGCGTTTAGATTTGTGAAGCTGGGAGATGGGTTTTTCCGTACGATTCGTGAGGCCGATTTCGCGTGTCCTGCCTGAGCATGTGATCCGAGCTATACTTAGATTGAGGGGGAAGGTCAGATGAAGAGATGGGATTTCCAGGAATTTAGAGATTAATGGTTGTGGAGATGGCATTGTTGTGTGACGGCTTGCCTGAGCCGACGAAGCATTGAAGCTTACACAGCAGCATTGCTTTGGCAGACCTGTTGAGGAGATGATGGTTATACATCTGCGATCCGGAAATGGCTCGACGCTCGCGGTGCTGATACTAGGGAAATTTATTCATGTGCGCGCCATTACCCATTGGTCAGATTGTGTGCCCCCGATTCGTGTGAGCCCGATGCATGCAAATACTGCTTAGGCTAGTGTTTAGCCACTTGTATAATGCTCTTTACACCCAGCAAATCTTACTTTGTGGATTTTGTGACTTCTGAAAttgtttcattgtttttttttacaatatCTTGTAGAGGCTTGCGATCTCGTTGCTTTGTCTTGGATCTGGGCAGTTGAAAATCAATGAGGCGGTCCAGGCGAAAATTGTAAAAAGTTCAGAATCTATGTGGAAGTTGACATACCACGCCACTGTTGAATCTTGCGTTCTCAAGATCACTTATCACGAGCCATGGTTCTGGGACACATCAGAGTATTTTGAAGGCTGGCCTAACCAGGAGTTGAAGTAAGTAATTTTGTGCTTGTGAGATTAACAGCTTTGATGCATTTCTGAGTTCTAACTATCGACATACTCAGAATTGCATTTTCACAGTGATCTATTGTCATCTTCAGTGTGTTTTTGTCGTTCGTGGCGAGTTGTtaagctctctctcttctttgtcttttcatttgtgTTATTTGCTAGCATGCTTAAGTTGCTAAATAACGTAAGCTAGCAATAATGAAAAGGTTGGAGGGCTCTGTGAATGTGTTAGCTCAGCAGACATGCCAAAAAATTATTGTGTTACTGCTGTGAATTAGAGTGCTGATAAAACAAGCAATGCTATTTCATTGTATATACACCACTGCTTCTCACCTATTTTACAGTACAAAGAGTCCTTTCATTTCAAGTCGTATGCAAGAACGTTGGTCAAATTTTAAAGGTTGCAATTGCAGAAGCACGTGTACTCATCTGTTTTTCATCATTTCAGGCTTCCTCTAAAGCTTATCTACGTATGCCAATGCGGATTCTACCTTTACAGTATTGCTGCTCTTGTTACCTGGGAAACTCGAAGGAAGGACTTTCCTGTCATGATGTCCCATCATGTAATCGCGGTCTTCTTGATTGGCTACTCATACTTGACTAGGTATTTGTCTCATCTATACCCTCAGAGAATTACAGGCCGTGTCAATCCATATCTAAAATGCACTTGCAACTTGTAAATGGCATATAAACTAGTCATTGAAGATCAACTTTGTCTCATCTATACCTCTACAGTATTGAACTTTTTTTGCCCATCTTATCCGCTGGCACAATCTATTTTATGAAAACGTGCGTCTTCTTATCACAAGACACTTTCCTTGCTTGTGCAGTTTCTTTCGAGTTGGCGCGATTGTCCTGGCACTTCATGGTGCGAGCGATGTGTTCTTAGCAGCTACCAAAGTTTTCAAGTACTCTGAACATGAGCTTGGAGCGAGCGTTTTCTTCGGATTATTCGCCCTTTCATGGCTCGTGCTACGTCTAATATACTTCCCATTCTGGGTCATCAGAACAACGGGGTGCGACCTCATGTAATTGATCTCAATTCATTTACTTCTACAGGTTTTAGGATACCTTGGGCTTACGATTGCTTTAAATTGTGCAGCACCACTCTTTGTGATTACTTGCCAATGGGGGAAGCTTATGCCACACTGCTTTATTACATATTCAACTCAATGTTGCTGATGCTGCTCATCTTCCACATTTATTGGTGGGTCCTAATATGCTCTATGATCAGAAGGCAGCTAAAGAACCGAGGAAAAGTGGGCGAAGATATACGATCCGGTAAGCCTTCAACTCAACTTCCTTACATAGTGTGATACACGAAGTCATGATGTCCAAAGAAACAGGCTGTGCCATATCGGTGTGTTTATAACCTCAATTATGGAGTGTGAATTCACTACTGATCTCTATATATACTGGTGCAGATTCGGAGGATGATGATTAGATTGCAGATTGTGTCAAGCCAATTCAGTTCGACAAGCTTATTTGTAGATGCAGAGGTTGAGAATGTACCGTCGGTTAGGAACTCATTTTGAAGTGCATACACAGTCCAACTAAGGACACTTTTCATGAGTTCTTGTGTATAAAATGAAAAACAGGCATTGTGTAAGTTTCCCCCTTGGCTCCATGGATAAAACTTcagtttatttctttttggaacTAACAGCATATAATGCCATGATCGGCATACCATTAcgaaagaaaataatcattgtTGAAGTGGCTACAATTTAGTTCTTTGAGGTTTCTTGGAGCATGTAAGAGGTGACAAAGAAAACTGTCAAAACTTTCGCCATGATAATCAAAGGTTATTTGAGCTTTAACGAGGAGAAACCCAAGATAGAAGATGGGAGGGAGAGTAGTTGCTCTGCTCACCATGTTCTGGGATAGATATTAGAGTTCATATTTTAAATCTGATGCTTTCAGCCAGATGTACCCCATTTTGAAGAAAAACCCCTAAGCCAACCTTCAAAAACAGAGGAATTTTAACTCAGAACAAGAGAAAGCAGGAGATGAGATGTTGCAAGGATGAAAAGTGAACAGAAGAAGCCGGAGGAATTTTAAATGGACGACCACTATACTGAAAATTTTGCATGAACAAACCTGTGCAAGAGTAGAAGAAATATAACAGTTGGTCGAGATCTTAAATGACAAATATATACTGAGAAATGCAGAAGACTTGTGAATCTCGTGAATATGGCGGATGCTGGATTATTATGTCAGCGCATCGAGGTGACCCCTCTGTGATCATCACTGCGAACATTTTGGCGTGTCAATAGAAGGGATCACATAACCAGCCCATCAACTGGACGTCGAGTTCTTCACATTTAGGGGCCGATTCGCATGTGCAGATCAACGTGCATCAAGTCGCAGATTATGAGTGTACCAGATGCAATACGTGCAGGAAGCTTACCTCTTGCCTCATACAGTGCAGGAACTTACTGAAGTATGAAATGTACAGCAAATTTAAATGTAGACGGGATGGAAGCAAACATGGCTAATCGCGCATTCACCCATCAACTTTCTCCGTTGCGGGTATTAGAGGGCGTGATGAAACTATACTTCTAAAGCCTAAAGAGATTGCGTTTGAACAGGAAATTCGAGCATGAAGCATCACTTCTCTGTTGTGGGTATTGATCCGATCAAGATCAATTTCTTCTACTGATTGCAccatttaaaagttttagaacttaattatactttcgtaacaaatttttaaatatcgAATGCACTTAtcatctttattttaaaaaagaaaatctcattttaaaatttactttCCAATGTACTTTTCCATTGTGTTTATCAAATActatttgctttaaaaaaaaaaaaatctttggacTCAAGAGAGATGCTAAATCTAAACAGTCGAAGCATTTGCCAACCTCACCCTTATTCACCTGCCTTATTTTAAGACGTGTCCTCTATGATATTGGTAACTTATTTatctaagacaaaaaaaaaaacaaaaaacaaaaaaacaaaaacaaaaacaaaaacaaataaaagagagagggaggtatCGACAATGCCCCCACCCCTCCTGCCAAGGGCGGTCATGGTGTGACCGAGTAACCCTCGCCGGCAACATATGAGTATCGTCGGCCTTCACTAGTTAGTGATGGAGCAAGTTGAATGTGGTGTGCCATGTCACCACCGCGTTTACACCACATGGCAATCTTTCACcactgagaaaatattgggtaagCCAGCGACATATGAGTATCATCGGCCTTCACTAGCTAGTGATGGAGCAAGTTGAATGTGGTGTGCCATGTCACCACCGTGTTTACACCACATGGCAATCTTTCACcaccgagaaaatattgggtaggcTGGCGACATATGAGTATCGTCGGCCTTCACTAGCTAGTGATGGAGCAAGTTGAATGTGGTGTGCCATGTCACCACCGTGTTTACACCACATGGCAATC
This Eucalyptus grandis isolate ANBG69807.140 chromosome 7, ASM1654582v1, whole genome shotgun sequence DNA region includes the following protein-coding sequences:
- the LOC104453199 gene encoding LAG1 longevity assurance homolog 2 isoform X1; the encoded protein is MSSFFDRDGGPSAPHFLVAGCFALGFVAARSFLDRFVFRRLAISLLCLGSGQLKINEAVQAKIVKSSESMWKLTYHATVESCVLKITYHEPWFWDTSEYFEGWPNQELKLPLKLIYVCQCGFYLYSIAALVTWETRRKDFPVMMSHHVIAVFLIGYSYLTSFFRVGAIVLALHGASDVFLAATKVFKYSEHELGASVFFGLFALSWLVLRLIYFPFWVIRTTGTTLCDYLPMGEAYATLLYYIFNSMLLMLLIFHIYWWVLICSMIRRQLKNRGKVGEDIRSDSEDDD
- the LOC104453199 gene encoding LAG1 longevity assurance homolog 2 isoform X2 codes for the protein MMVIHLRSGNGSTLAVLILGKFIHRLAISLLCLGSGQLKINEAVQAKIVKSSESMWKLTYHATVESCVLKITYHEPWFWDTSEYFEGWPNQELKLPLKLIYVCQCGFYLYSIAALVTWETRRKDFPVMMSHHVIAVFLIGYSYLTSFFRVGAIVLALHGASDVFLAATKVFKYSEHELGASVFFGLFALSWLVLRLIYFPFWVIRTTGTTLCDYLPMGEAYATLLYYIFNSMLLMLLIFHIYWWVLICSMIRRQLKNRGKVGEDIRSDSEDDD
- the LOC104453199 gene encoding LAG1 longevity assurance homolog 2 isoform X3; the protein is MFLCLGQRLAISLLCLGSGQLKINEAVQAKIVKSSESMWKLTYHATVESCVLKITYHEPWFWDTSEYFEGWPNQELKLPLKLIYVCQCGFYLYSIAALVTWETRRKDFPVMMSHHVIAVFLIGYSYLTSFFRVGAIVLALHGASDVFLAATKVFKYSEHELGASVFFGLFALSWLVLRLIYFPFWVIRTTGTTLCDYLPMGEAYATLLYYIFNSMLLMLLIFHIYWWVLICSMIRRQLKNRGKVGEDIRSDSEDDD